In Mastomys coucha isolate ucsf_1 unplaced genomic scaffold, UCSF_Mcou_1 pScaffold5, whole genome shotgun sequence, one genomic interval encodes:
- the Tmem94 gene encoding transmembrane protein 94 isoform X5, giving the protein MDLKHLGEPPLALGLSTRKALSVLKEQLEAVLEKHLKERKKSLTWKEAWRSSFLHLSNRCSCFHWPGASLMLLAVLLLLCCCGGQPAGSRGVELVNASALFLLLLLNLTLIGRQDRLKRQEVERRLRGIIDQIQDALRDGKEIKWPNSMYPDLHMPFAPSWSLHWAYRDGHLVNLPVSLLVEGDIIALRPGQESFASLRGIKDDEHIVLEPGDLFPPFSPPPSPRGEVKKGPQNPQQYRLFRVLETPVIDNIRWCLDTALSRPVTALDNERFTVQSVMLHYAVPVVLAGFLITNALRFMFKAPGVTSWQYTLLQLQVNGMLPILPLLFPVLWVLATACGEARVLAQMSKASPSSLLAKFSEDTLSSYTEAVSSQEMLRCIWGHFVRVIQGTSPTLSHSASLLHSLGSVTVLCCVDKQGILSWPNPSPETVLFFSGKVEPPHNSHEDLTDDLSTRSFCHPEVEEEERSDWPGDGPKCSEPFSHHKGHGRSKHPSGSNVSFSKDTEGGEEEPSKAQPGTEGDPYEAEDFVCDYHLEMLSLSQDQQNPSCIQFDDSNWQLHLTSLKPLGLNVLLNLCNASVTERLCRFSDHLCNIALQESHSAVLPVHVPWGLCELARLIGFTPGAKELFKQENHLALYRLPSAETLKETSLGRPSCVTKRRPPLSHMISLFIKDTATSTEQMLSHGSADVVVEACTDFWDGADIYPLSGSDRKKVLDFYQRACLSGYCSAFAYKPMNCTLSSQLNGKCIELVQVPGQNSIFTMCELPSTVPIKPNIRRSSWSSDEGIGEVLETEDCMQALSGQIFMGMVSSQYQARLDIVRLIDGLVNACIRFVYFSLEDELRSKVFAEKMGLETGWNCHISLTPNGDMPGSEIPPSSPSHAGSLHDDLNQVSRDDAEGLLLLEEEGHSDLISFQPTDSDIPSFLEDCNRAKLPRGIHQVRPHLQNIDNVPLLVPLFTDCTPDTMREMIKIMQEYGEVTCCLGSSANLRNSCLFLQSDVRRIFPPPSSIALDPLYPSRCSWETFGYATSTTMAQASDGLSPLQLSGQLNSLPCSLTFRQEETISIIRLIEQARHATYGIRKCFLFLLQCQLTLVVIQFLSCLVQLPPLLSTTDILWLSCFSYPLLSISLLGKPPHSSIMSMATGKNLQSIPKKTQQHFLLCFLLKFSLSVSSCLICFGFTLQSFCDSAQARNLTNCSSVMLCSNDDRAPAWFEDFANGLLSAQKLTAALIVLHTVFISITHVHRTKPLWRKSPLTNLWWAVTVPVVLLGQVVQTVVDLQLWTHKDSRIHFGLEDVPLLTWLLGCLSLVLVVVTNEIVKLHEIRVRVRYQKRQKLQFETKLGMNSPF; this is encoded by the exons GGAGAGCCCCCCTTGGCCCTGGGCCTGTCTACCCGGAAGGCCCTCAGTGTCCTAAAGGAGCAACTGGAGGCTGTATTGGAGAAACACCTCAAAGAACGGAAGAAAAGTCTTACGTGGAAG GAGGCATGGAGGAGCAGCTTCCTGCACCTTAGTAACCGCTGCTCCTGTTTCCACTGGCCGGGGGCTTCCCTCATGCTGCTGgctgtgctgctgctgttgtgTTGCTGTGGGGGCCAGCCAGCTGGGAG CCGTGGAGTGGAGCTGGTAAATGCCTCTGCTCTGTTCCTGTTGCTGCTTCTCAACCTCACCCTCATTGGGCGGCAAGATCGGCTGAAGCGCCAGGAGGTGGAACGCAGGCTCCGCGGGATCATTGACCAAATCCAAG ATGCTCTCAGGGATGGAAAAGAGATCAAGTGGCCGAACTCCATGTATCCAGACCTCCACATGCCCTTCGCACCGTCCTGGTCCCTTCACTGGGCGTACAGAGATGGACACCTGGTGAACCTGCCAGTTAGCCTGTTGGTAGAAGGAGATATCATAGCCCTGAGGCCTGGCCAGGAGTCCTTTGCCTCCCTGAGGGGCATCAAG GATGACGAGCACATTGTCTTGGAGCCTGGAGACCTGTTTCCCCCCTtctctccaccaccatcaccccggGGAGAAGTGAAGAAAGGGCCACAGAACCCCCAGCAATACCGGCTCTTCCGAGTCCTGGAAACGCCTGTGATTGACAACATCAG ATGGTGCCTAGACACAGCCCTGTCCCGCCCGGTCACTGCTCTGGACAATGAAAGGTTCACAGTACAGTCAGTGATGCTTCACTATGCCGTGCCGGTGGTCCTG GCTGGCTTTCTCATCACCAATGCCCTGCGCTTCATGTTCAAGGCACCTGGGGTTACTTCCTGGCAGTACACTcttctccagctccag GTAAATGGCATGTTGCCCATCCTCCCCCTGCTCTTCCCAGTCCTCTGGGTCCTGGCTACCGCCTGTGGAGAAGCTCGTGTCCTGGCCCAAATGAGCAAGGCTTCCCCCAGCTCCCTG CTGGCCAAGTTCTCAGAGGACACTCTGAGCAGCTATACTGAAGCCGTCTCCTCTCAG GAAATGCTACGCTGCATTTGGGGTCACTTTGTGAGGGTGATCCAGGGCACATCACCAACCCTGAGCCACAGTGCCAGTCTGCTGCACAGCTTGGGCTCTGTTACG GTACTGTGCTGTGTAGACAAGCAGGGGATCCTATCATGGCCAAATCCAAGTCCAGAGACTGTGCTTTTCTTTAGCGGGAAGGTGGAGCCCCCTCACAACAGCCATGAGGACCTCACAGACGACCTGTCCACCCGCTCCTTCTGCCATCccgaggtggaggaggag GAGCGCAGTGACTGGCCCGGCGACGGTCCCAAGTGCTCTGAGCCCTTCTCTCATCACAAAGGGCACGGCCGCAGCAAACACCCATCTGGGTCCAATGTGAGCTTCAGCAAGGACACTGAAGGCGGAGAGGAAGAGCCCAGCAAG gcccagcctgggacagagggcGATCCCTATGAAGCCGAGGACTTCGTGTGTGACTACCACTTGGAGATGCTGAGCCTGTCCCAAGACCAACAGAACCCCTCATGCATCCAGTTTGATGATTCCAACTGGCAGTTACACCTTACCTCCCTCAAGCCCTTGGGCCTCAATGTGCTGCTGAACCTGTGTAACGCCAGCGTCACTGAGCGCCTGTGCCGCTTTTCCGACCACCTGTGCAACATCGCGCTGCAGGAGAGCCACAGCGCCGTGCTGCCTGTGCACGTGCCCTGGGGCCTCTGCGAGCTGGCCCGGCTCATCG GCTTCACTCCAGGGGCCAAGGAGCTCTTCAAGCAGGAGAACCACCTAGCGCTCTACCGTCTCCCCAGCGCTGAGACCCTGAAGGAGACGTCACTGGGGCGGCCCTCCTGTGTCACCAAGCGGCGCCCCCCGCTCAGCCACATGATCAGCCTCTTCATCAAAGACACTGCCACCA GCACAGAGCAGATGCTGTCCCACGGCAGTGCTGACGTGGTCGTGGAGGCCTGCACAGACTTCTGGGATGGCGCTGACATCTACCCTCTCTCGGGTTCAGACAG AAAGAAAGTGCTGGATTTCTACCAGCGAGCCTGCCTATCCGGCTATTGCTCTGCCTTTGCCTACAAGCCCATGAATTGCACGCTGTCCTCTCAGCTCAATGGCAAGTGCATCGAGCTGGTGCAGGTCCCCGGCCAGAACAGCATATTCACCATGTGCGAGCTGCCCAGCACGGTCCCTATCAAGCCAAACATCCGCCGCAGCAGCTGGAGCTCCGATG AAGGGATCGGGGAGGTGCTGGAGACAGAAGACTGCATGCAGGCCCTGAGCGGTCAGATCTTCATGGGCATGGTGTCCTCCCAGTACCAGGCCCGGCTGGACATCGTGCGCCTCATCGATGGGCTGGTCAACGCCTGTATCCGCTTTGTCTACTTCTCTTTGGAGGATGAGCTCAGGAGCAAG GTGTTTGCAGAAAAGATGGGCCTGGAGACAGGCTGGAACTGCCACATCTCCCTTACGCCCAACGGTGACATGCCTGGCTCTGAgatccctccctccagccccagccatgCTGGCTCTCTCCATGATGATCTGAATCAGG TGTCCCGAGATGATGCAGAAGGACTCCTCCTCTTAGAGGAGGAGGGTCACTCAGACCTCATCAGCTTCCAGCCCACCGACAGTGACATCCCCAGCTTCCTGGAGGACTGCAACCGG gCCAAGCTTCCCCGGGGCATCCACCAGGTGCGGCCTCACCTACAGAACATCGACAATGTGCCGCTGCTTGTGCCCCTCTTCACCGACTGTACCCCTGATA CCATGCGTGAGATGATAAAGATCATGCAGGAGTACGGCGAGGTGACTTGCTGCCTGGGCAGCTCAGCCAACCTGCGCAacagctgcctcttcctccagagtgACGTCAG GCGGATTTTCCCTCCACCGAGCAGCATTGCCCTGGATCCCTTGTACCCATCACGCTGCTCCTGGGAGACCTTTGGCTACGCCACCAGCACCACCATGGCCCAGGCCTCGGATGGCCTTTCTCCCCTGCAGCTCTCAGGGCAGCTCAACAGCCTGCCTTGCTCCCTGACCTTTCGCCAAGAAGAAACCATCAGCATCATCCGGCTCATTGAGCAG GCCCGGCATGCCACCTATGGTATCCGGAAGTGCTTCCTCTTCTTGTTGCAGTGCCAGCTGACCCTTGTGGTCATTCAG TTCCTGTCTTGTCTGGTCCAGCTGCCCCCACTCCTGAGTACCACAGACATCTTGTGGCTGTCCTGCTTTTCTTACCCTCTGCTCAG CATCTCTCTGTTGGGGAAACCACCACATAGCTCCATCATGTCCATGGCAACAGGCAAGAACCTTCAGTCCATTCCCAAGAAG ACTcagcagcacttcctgctctgcttcctgctcaaGTTCAGCCTCAGCGTCAGCTCGTGCCTCATCTGCTTTGGCTTCACACTGCAGAGCTTCTGTGACAGCGCTCAGGCCCGCAACCTCACCAACTGCTCCTCAGTCATGCTTTGCAG CAATGATGACAGAGCGCCGGCCTGGTTTGAGGATTTCGCCAATGGGTTGCTATCAGCTCAGAAGCTCACAGCTGCCCTGATTGTTTTGCACACTG TCTTTATCTCCATCACCCATGTGCACCGCACCAAGCCTCTGTGGAGAAAGAGCCCTTTGACAAACCTCTGGTGGGCGGTGACCGTGCCTGTGGT ACTGCTCGGTCAGGTGGTCCAGACAGTGGTGGACCTGCAGCTGTGGACACACAAGGACTCACGGATCCACTTTGGCCTAGAAGACGTGCCCCTGCTAACATGGCTCCTGGGCTGCCTGTCCCTGGTCCTTGTGGTAGTCACCAATGAGATTGTAAAGCTACATGAGATTCG GGTCCGTGTCCGCTACCAGAAGCGCCAGAAGCTGCAGTTTGAGACTAAGCTGGGCATGAACTCTCCCTTCTGA